In one Juglans regia cultivar Chandler chromosome 11, Walnut 2.0, whole genome shotgun sequence genomic region, the following are encoded:
- the LOC118349899 gene encoding uncharacterized protein LOC118349899, whose translation MRAAQSRQKSYANNRRRQLEFEVGNKVFLRIEPMKGVMRFGKKGKLSPRYVGPFEILDRIGPVAYRVALPPALSGVHDVFHVSMLRKYVPDPTHVIDYEPLQLQENLTYTEEPVRIVERKEQVLWNWTIPLVKVVWNNHAISEASWELEEEMQVKYPQLFDEDPNSL comes from the coding sequence ATGAGAGCAGCTCAGAGTCGACAGAAGAGCTATGCAAATAACCGTCGTCgccaattagagtttgaggtcGGGAATAAAGTATTCTTGAGGATTGAGCCAATGAAAGGGGTCatgaggtttggaaagaagggcaagTTGAGCCCTAGATATGTTGGGCCCTTTGAGATTCTCGATCGGATTGGCCCAGTTGCCTATAGGGTAGCCCTACCACCGGCACTCTCAGGAGTACACgatgtatttcatgtatctatgcTGAGGAAGTATGTACCCGACCCCACCCACGTTATCGATTACGAGCCTCTTCAACTTCAGGAAAATCTGACTTATACAGAAGAGCCGGTgcggattgtagagagaaaagaacaagtaTTATGGAATTGGACTATTCCATTGGTTAAAGTggtatggaataatcatgctatcagtgaagcctcttgggaattagaagaggAAATGCAAGTCAAGTACCCACAGTTGTTCGACGAAGATCCCAATAGCTTGTGA